Proteins from a genomic interval of Pantoea deleyi:
- the ppa gene encoding inorganic diphosphatase, which produces MSLNQVPAGKDLPEDIYVVIEIPANADPIKYEVDKESGALFVDRFMSTAMFYPCNYGYINNTLSLDGDPVDVLVPTPYPLVPGSVIRCRPVGVLKMTDESGEDAKLVAVPHTKLSKEYDHIKDVNDLPELLRAQITHFFEHYKDLEKGKWVKVDGWDNAEAAKAEIISSYERAQKK; this is translated from the coding sequence ATGAGTTTGAACCAGGTGCCAGCAGGTAAAGACCTGCCAGAAGATATCTACGTTGTCATTGAGATCCCAGCGAATGCTGATCCGATCAAATATGAAGTTGATAAAGAGTCTGGCGCCCTGTTTGTAGACCGTTTCATGTCTACCGCGATGTTCTATCCGTGCAACTACGGCTACATCAACAACACCCTCTCTCTGGATGGTGACCCGGTTGACGTACTGGTTCCTACCCCTTATCCACTGGTTCCAGGCTCAGTGATCCGCTGCCGTCCGGTTGGCGTGCTGAAAATGACCGACGAGTCTGGCGAAGATGCCAAACTGGTTGCCGTTCCGCACACCAAGCTCTCTAAAGAGTACGATCACATCAAAGATGTGAACGACCTGCCAGAGCTGCTGCGCGCACAGATCACCCACTTCTTTGAGCACTACAAAGATCTGGAAAAAGGCAAATGGGTGAAAGTGGATGGCTGGGACAATGCCGAAGCCGCTAAAGCCGAAATCATCTCCTCTTACGAGCGCGCTCAGAAGAAATAA
- a CDS encoding lysozyme inhibitor LprI family protein encodes MKSGLFLMLLLVSTATMAEDLKTDASLDRCLDKASTTLAMNQCYAAATRAWDQEMNAQYNTLMTRLSGEEETTLRRAQRAWLSYRDSWLEASRSRLKTQGSLGSVALSAQGLSLVRNQALMLQSLGKGSCANPDDC; translated from the coding sequence ATGAAATCAGGATTGTTTCTGATGCTGCTGCTTGTGAGCACCGCGACGATGGCCGAAGATCTGAAAACTGATGCCTCCCTCGACCGCTGCCTGGATAAGGCCTCGACCACCCTTGCCATGAACCAGTGCTACGCGGCGGCGACACGGGCCTGGGATCAGGAGATGAATGCGCAGTACAACACGCTGATGACACGCCTCAGCGGGGAGGAGGAGACGACGCTGCGGCGCGCACAGCGTGCGTGGCTGAGCTACCGCGATAGCTGGCTTGAGGCCAGCCGGAGCCGGCTCAAGACCCAGGGTTCGCTGGGCAGCGTGGCTCTGAGCGCCCAGGGGCTGAGCCTGGTGCGCAATCAGGCGCTGATGTTGCAGTCGCTGGGTAAAGGCAGCTGCGCTAATCCGGATGATTGCTGA
- a CDS encoding DUF441 domain-containing protein has protein sequence MAAYASTLILIGLALLSYFVHNTAVTISILVLLAIKLTPLSQFFPYVEKQGITLGIIILTVAVMAPLASGSLPASSLIKSFANWQSIVAILVGIFVAWLGGRGVNFMSAQPSVIGGLLIGTVIGVAFFRGVPVGPLIAAGIVSLLVTAK, from the coding sequence ATGGCAGCTTACGCCTCGACCCTTATTCTTATCGGCCTCGCCCTACTGAGTTACTTCGTTCACAACACTGCGGTCACGATCTCCATTCTGGTACTGCTGGCGATCAAACTGACCCCGCTCTCCCAGTTTTTTCCCTATGTGGAAAAACAGGGCATTACCCTGGGCATCATTATCCTGACCGTGGCGGTGATGGCGCCGCTGGCCAGCGGTTCGCTGCCCGCCTCGTCGCTGATTAAGTCGTTTGCTAACTGGCAGTCGATCGTCGCGATTCTGGTCGGCATTTTCGTTGCCTGGCTGGGCGGACGGGGCGTGAATTTTATGAGCGCCCAGCCTTCGGTGATTGGCGGGCTGCTGATCGGCACGGTTATCGGTGTCGCGTTCTTCCGGGGAGTACCGGTAGGGCCACTGATTGCTGCAGGGATTGTTTCGCTGTTAGTGACCGCAAAGTAG
- the tamA gene encoding autotransporter assembly complex protein TamA gives MASLLLAAPALEAATVRLQVDGLTGDLQKNVRARLSTIGSDEVSNDGRFRARVSVAIKEGLRALGYYEPTIDFESRPAPAQGGRPVLVAKVTPGQPVKIGGSTIVVEGDARNDADYKAWVKQGRPKVGTQLNHGQYDKFKSGFSNLALRNGYFDGTFKKSQLGVSVERHEAFWDIDYDSGERYRFGDVTFQGSQIREEYLQNLVPFKEGDYYNSRDLAELNRRLSATGWFNSVVVAPEFSKGRKTKVLPLNAAMSPRVENTIETGVGYSTDVGPRLKGTWKKPWVNDRGHSLTASAYVSAPEQQVDLSYKVPLLKSPLEQYYTFSGGLKRTDLNDTKADTSTLAVSRNWDSSSGWQKAVNLRWSLDHFTQGNVTNTTMLLYPGVSVNRTRSRGGLMPTWGDTQRYSVDVSDTTWGSDVDFLILQAQNVWIRTLGDSHRFVARGNLGWIETNDFEKVPPDLRFFAGGDRSIRGYKYKNISPRDEDGKLTGASKLATGSLEYQYNVTGKWWGAVFVDSGEAVNDIKQSNFKTGAGVGVRWSSPVGPIKFDIARPIGDDEEHGLQFYVGLGPEL, from the coding sequence ATGGCCAGCCTGCTGCTTGCCGCGCCCGCCCTTGAGGCGGCGACCGTGCGATTGCAGGTAGACGGCTTGACCGGGGATTTGCAAAAGAATGTCAGGGCGCGCCTGTCGACCATTGGCAGCGATGAGGTCTCAAACGATGGCCGTTTTCGTGCACGCGTCTCCGTCGCGATAAAAGAGGGGCTGCGCGCACTCGGCTATTACGAACCCACTATCGATTTCGAATCCCGCCCCGCGCCTGCGCAGGGTGGTCGCCCGGTGCTGGTGGCGAAAGTGACGCCCGGCCAGCCGGTTAAAATCGGCGGCAGTACCATTGTGGTCGAAGGCGATGCGCGCAACGACGCCGATTACAAAGCCTGGGTAAAGCAGGGGCGGCCAAAAGTGGGCACCCAGCTCAACCACGGGCAGTATGACAAATTCAAAAGCGGCTTCTCGAATCTCGCCCTGCGCAACGGCTACTTTGACGGCACCTTTAAAAAGAGCCAGCTTGGCGTGTCGGTTGAGCGGCATGAAGCCTTCTGGGATATCGATTACGACAGCGGCGAGCGCTATCGCTTCGGCGACGTGACCTTCCAGGGCTCGCAGATCCGCGAAGAGTACCTGCAGAATCTGGTGCCCTTTAAAGAGGGGGACTACTACAACTCCCGCGATCTGGCCGAGCTGAACCGCCGCCTCTCCGCCACCGGCTGGTTTAATTCGGTGGTGGTCGCGCCGGAGTTCAGCAAGGGCCGGAAGACCAAAGTGCTGCCGCTGAACGCCGCCATGTCGCCCCGCGTCGAAAACACCATCGAAACCGGCGTCGGCTACTCCACCGATGTCGGCCCCCGCCTCAAGGGGACCTGGAAGAAACCCTGGGTCAACGACCGGGGCCATAGCCTGACGGCCAGCGCCTATGTCTCTGCGCCGGAACAGCAGGTCGATCTGAGCTACAAAGTGCCCCTGCTGAAAAGCCCGCTGGAGCAGTACTACACCTTCTCCGGCGGCCTGAAGCGAACCGACCTCAACGACACCAAAGCCGATACCAGCACGCTTGCCGTATCGCGCAACTGGGACAGCAGCAGCGGCTGGCAGAAGGCCGTCAACCTGCGCTGGAGCCTGGACCACTTTACCCAGGGCAACGTAACCAACACCACCATGCTGCTCTATCCGGGCGTCAGCGTGAACCGCACCCGTTCGCGTGGCGGCCTGATGCCGACCTGGGGCGACACGCAGCGCTACTCCGTTGATGTCTCAGATACGACCTGGGGATCTGACGTCGATTTCCTGATCCTGCAGGCGCAAAACGTCTGGATCCGCACCCTGGGTGACAGTCATCGCTTTGTCGCCCGCGGCAATCTGGGCTGGATCGAAACCAACGATTTCGAAAAAGTGCCGCCGGATCTGCGCTTCTTTGCCGGTGGTGACCGCAGTATTCGTGGCTATAAATACAAAAATATCTCCCCGCGCGACGAGGATGGCAAACTCACGGGGGCCTCAAAGCTGGCCACCGGCTCGCTGGAGTATCAGTACAACGTGACCGGTAAATGGTGGGGGGCCGTGTTTGTGGACTCCGGCGAAGCGGTAAACGACATCAAACAGAGCAACTTCAAGACCGGCGCGGGCGTCGGCGTGCGCTGGTCTTCACCGGTCGGCCCCATCAAATTTGATATCGCCAGGCCCATTGGCGATGACGAGGAGCATGGATTGCAATTTTACGTAGGACTGGGGCCTGAACTATGA
- a CDS encoding methyl-accepting chemotaxis protein, translated as MKQISLRTGLLALLAFMTLLLLAVSFMGIVAINKGNRSLDVINRIQGIELNSLYQSNADLMRARANAALAVRKIEIGMLEEGAAVTRLSQADVVSSQQNLKRFVDAGTVTAHGKMLADAIAASYKAYLDQGIKPMMTALDKQYTDEYYQLLEGNLATLAAGYNKAVTDFSQFAEQVTQAQLAQAAHNETKMKILIAVAVILTLMLLVLAWQLLRRMLLLPLNQAIVHLEQISMGDLSQALPPSSNNELGRLNHALADMQASLRTSVSQVREASMQIDIGSRELAAGNVNLSQRTEESAASLEQTAASMEQLTATVRLNASNAQQAHKLANAVSDTADRGAEVVCYVMEKMHEITDSANRIGDILSVIDGIAFQTNILALNAAVEAARAGEQGRGFAVVANEVRTLAQRSANAAKEIRTLISDSQSRVKEGSEMATRAGETMDEISGEVMRVTSLMKEISMASDEQSRGIEQVNQAVTQMDAAAQQNAALVEQATAATQSLEAQSDQLQATMAQFRLQTA; from the coding sequence ATGAAACAGATATCACTTCGCACGGGGTTGCTGGCACTGCTGGCATTTATGACACTGCTGCTGTTGGCGGTGAGTTTTATGGGGATCGTGGCAATTAATAAAGGCAACCGCTCGCTGGATGTGATCAACCGCATTCAGGGGATTGAGCTGAACAGCCTTTATCAGAGTAACGCCGATCTGATGCGGGCCCGCGCCAACGCGGCGCTGGCGGTGCGTAAAATCGAAATTGGTATGCTGGAGGAGGGCGCGGCCGTGACCAGGCTGTCGCAGGCCGATGTGGTGTCATCCCAGCAGAACCTGAAACGTTTTGTGGATGCGGGAACGGTGACGGCGCACGGAAAAATGCTGGCGGATGCGATTGCGGCCAGCTACAAGGCCTATCTCGACCAGGGCATTAAGCCGATGATGACCGCGCTGGATAAGCAGTACACCGACGAATATTACCAGCTGCTGGAAGGCAACCTGGCGACGCTGGCGGCCGGATACAACAAGGCCGTCACCGACTTCAGCCAGTTCGCTGAACAGGTGACGCAGGCCCAGCTGGCGCAGGCGGCCCACAACGAAACCAAAATGAAAATCCTGATCGCCGTGGCGGTGATCTTAACCCTGATGCTGCTGGTTCTCGCCTGGCAACTGTTGCGCCGGATGCTGCTGCTGCCGCTGAACCAGGCGATCGTGCATCTTGAGCAGATCTCGATGGGCGACCTGTCACAGGCGCTGCCACCTTCCAGCAACAACGAACTGGGACGGCTTAACCATGCACTGGCCGACATGCAGGCGTCGCTGCGCACCTCGGTCAGCCAGGTGCGTGAAGCGAGTATGCAGATCGACATCGGCAGCCGTGAACTGGCGGCGGGCAACGTCAACCTGTCGCAGCGCACCGAAGAGTCCGCCGCATCGCTGGAGCAGACTGCGGCCAGCATGGAACAGCTCACCGCGACGGTCCGCCTGAATGCCAGCAATGCTCAGCAGGCGCACAAGCTGGCGAACGCCGTCTCCGACACCGCCGATCGCGGCGCTGAGGTGGTCTGCTACGTGATGGAAAAAATGCATGAGATCACCGACAGCGCCAATCGCATTGGCGATATCCTGAGCGTGATCGACGGCATCGCCTTCCAGACCAACATCCTGGCACTTAACGCGGCCGTGGAAGCGGCGCGCGCGGGCGAACAGGGACGGGGCTTTGCGGTGGTGGCAAACGAAGTGCGCACGCTGGCGCAGCGCAGCGCCAACGCCGCCAAAGAGATCCGCACGCTGATCAGCGACTCGCAGTCACGGGTGAAAGAGGGCAGCGAGATGGCGACGCGCGCCGGAGAAACCATGGATGAGATTTCGGGCGAGGTGATGCGCGTCACCTCACTGATGAAAGAGATCTCTATGGCCTCCGACGAGCAGAGTCGCGGTATTGAGCAGGTCAATCAGGCCGTGACGCAGATGGATGCGGCAGCGCAGCAGAACGCCGCGCTGGTAGAGCAGGCGACTGCGGCGACGCAGTCGCTGGAAGCGCAGTCCGATCAGCTTCAGGCCACGATGGCGCAGTTCAGGCTGCAGACGGCATAA
- the fbp gene encoding class 1 fructose-bisphosphatase: MKTLGEFIVEKQHDFPHATGELTALISAIKLGAKIIHRDINKAGLVDILGASGVENVQGEQQMKLDLFANEKLKAALKARGIVAGIASEEEDEFVIFEGEENGKYVVLMDPLDGSSNIDVNVSVGTIFSIYHRVSEPGTPVVEADFMQPGNKQVAAGYVVYGSSTMMVYTTGAGVHAFTYDPSLGVFCLSHERMTYPETGYTYSINEGNYIRFPQGVKKYLKFCQEEDLPTHRPYTSRYIGSLVADFHRNLLKGGIYLYPSTASHPQGKLRLLYECNPMAFLAEQAGGKASDGQRRILDIPPVTLHQRCPFYCGNEAMVNDVERFLAEFPDCRQG; the protein is encoded by the coding sequence ATGAAAACGTTGGGCGAATTTATCGTCGAGAAGCAGCACGACTTTCCGCACGCCACAGGTGAACTGACGGCACTGATCTCAGCTATCAAGCTGGGTGCCAAAATTATTCACCGCGACATCAACAAAGCCGGGTTAGTGGATATCCTCGGTGCCAGTGGTGTGGAAAATGTTCAGGGTGAACAGCAGATGAAACTGGATCTGTTCGCCAATGAAAAACTCAAGGCAGCCCTGAAAGCGCGTGGCATCGTCGCCGGTATCGCTTCTGAGGAAGAAGATGAGTTCGTGATCTTCGAAGGTGAGGAGAACGGCAAATATGTGGTGCTGATGGACCCGCTGGATGGTTCATCTAACATCGACGTGAACGTGTCCGTCGGCACCATCTTCTCTATCTATCACCGCGTCAGCGAACCGGGTACACCGGTGGTTGAAGCGGACTTCATGCAGCCGGGTAACAAGCAGGTCGCTGCGGGCTACGTGGTATACGGCTCCTCCACCATGATGGTCTACACCACCGGTGCGGGCGTGCATGCGTTTACCTACGATCCGTCGCTGGGTGTGTTCTGCCTGAGCCACGAACGCATGACCTACCCGGAGACCGGTTACACCTACTCTATCAACGAAGGTAACTACATTCGTTTCCCGCAGGGCGTGAAGAAATATCTGAAATTCTGCCAGGAAGAGGATCTGCCGACGCACCGTCCTTACACCTCGCGTTACATCGGTTCGCTGGTCGCGGATTTCCATCGTAACCTGCTGAAAGGCGGCATCTATCTCTATCCAAGCACCGCCAGCCATCCTCAGGGCAAGCTGCGTCTGCTGTATGAGTGCAACCCGATGGCCTTCCTGGCCGAACAGGCGGGCGGTAAAGCCAGCGATGGTCAGCGACGCATTCTGGATATTCCGCCGGTCACGCTGCATCAGCGCTGCCCGTTCTACTGCGGCAATGAGGCGATGGTGAACGACGTTGAGCGTTTCCTGGCTGAGTTCCCGGATTGCCGTCAGGGCTAA
- the tamB gene encoding autotransporter assembly complex protein TamB — MKLWKKVLIGILIFLVLLLGGVAFLIGTTPGLHLVLKGASRWVPGLSIKQVDGGWRNLTLNGLRYEMPGVSVDAGQIHLAVNLNCLLHSSVCVDDISLRDISVVVDSKKMTPAAPAPEEESGNTNLSTPYPVTLTHLGLHNINVKVDDTAVSLLDFTTGLQWQDRALTLNPTHIQSLLIALPKAAKVVNEEVVQPKVQQPHPAEKPLGETLQAMFAQPLLPALPDFRLPLDIDVQQILGEQLRITGDTDISVSRLLLKARTADRQMQLTTLEVDSNLGKLNGSGQATLADNWPVDFTLNGTVNTDPIKGEKLALKLNGAMRDELKLGLNLSGPVNAQLDATTQLAVAGLPLSLQLTSPQLRWPLAGPVQYQADKLDYQFKGKATDYVMSLQTAVKGESVPPASVSLTGKGNVEQFSLDRLRIAALQGNIDLTALVDWRKAISWRSELTLAGINTAKQYPDWPARLDGKITTRGSLYGGSWQLSVPQLQLKGNVKQNAVTADGSLSGNSYNQWTVPGIKLALGRNHLDVKGALGDSLDLDASINAPQLDNALPGLGGVVNGTIKARGTLKAPQLLADLNGRGLRWQQMQINRVTLNGDVRSGEQVAGKLQLRVEQLKQDALNISLLTLNADGNEKQHQLKLNVQGKPVSGQLALNGSFDRQTERWKGSLNDTRFDTPVGEWRLTRAMAIDYLNSRQTATIGPHCWQNPNAQLCVPEPVEAGPAGHAHVVLNRFDLAMVKPFMPDATQLSGLFSGDVRVNWTAEGGLPTGTVALKGNGVKVVQDVQGNSLPIAFDTLNLNAALRNGRAQLDWLIRIAGNGQLDGNVQIDDPQNRRTLGGNVNIRNLSLAMLNPALMQGEKIKGSLNSALRLGGSIQQPQVFGQLGLTGVDVDGNFMPVDLTNASLNLVFNGMSSTLNGLVQTAQGNINLSGNADWSQLDNWRARIAAQGSRVRVTVPPMVRMDVSPDLVFEATPAAFNLDGRVDIPWARITVQEVPESATGVSSDEVMLDEQLKPIAPKTASIPINSNLVIHVGNDVRLSAFGLKAKLNGDLKMVQDKSGLGLNGQINIPSGRFHAYGQDLIVRKGELQFAGPPDQPYVNLEAIRNPDATEDGVTAGLRVTGLADEPKAEVFSDPAMSQQEALSYLLRGQGLGSDGDSNALTSALVGLGVAQSGQVVGKIGETFGVSNLAVDTAGVGDSQQVQVSGYVLPGLQVKYGVGIFDSLATLTLRYRLMPKLYLEAVSGVDQALDLLYQFEF; from the coding sequence ATGAAGCTGTGGAAAAAGGTCCTGATCGGTATTCTGATCTTTCTGGTATTGCTGTTGGGCGGCGTGGCGTTTTTAATTGGCACCACGCCGGGGCTGCATCTGGTGCTGAAGGGCGCATCGCGCTGGGTGCCTGGCCTGTCGATCAAACAGGTGGACGGCGGCTGGCGCAACCTGACGCTCAACGGCCTGCGTTACGAGATGCCGGGCGTCAGCGTGGATGCCGGGCAGATCCATCTGGCGGTGAATCTTAACTGCCTGCTGCACTCGTCGGTCTGCGTCGACGACATCTCCCTGCGCGACATCAGCGTGGTGGTCGACAGCAAAAAGATGACGCCTGCCGCGCCAGCGCCGGAAGAGGAGAGTGGCAACACCAACCTCAGCACGCCTTATCCAGTCACGCTGACTCATCTTGGCCTGCACAATATCAATGTGAAGGTCGATGACACGGCGGTCTCGCTGCTCGATTTCACCACCGGCCTGCAGTGGCAGGATCGCGCGCTGACGCTGAATCCGACCCATATTCAAAGCCTGCTGATTGCGCTGCCCAAAGCGGCAAAAGTCGTGAACGAAGAGGTGGTGCAGCCGAAAGTGCAGCAGCCTCATCCCGCCGAGAAGCCGCTGGGTGAAACGCTGCAGGCAATGTTTGCGCAACCCCTGTTGCCCGCGTTGCCCGATTTCCGTCTGCCGCTGGATATTGATGTGCAGCAGATTCTGGGTGAACAGCTACGTATTACCGGCGACACCGATATCTCGGTCAGCCGGCTGCTGCTGAAAGCCAGAACCGCCGACCGTCAGATGCAGCTGACGACGCTGGAAGTGGACTCAAATCTGGGCAAACTCAACGGCAGCGGACAGGCGACGCTGGCGGATAACTGGCCGGTCGATTTCACCCTGAACGGCACGGTCAACACCGACCCGATCAAAGGCGAAAAGCTGGCGCTGAAACTGAATGGCGCGATGCGTGACGAGCTGAAGCTGGGGCTGAACCTCTCCGGTCCGGTCAACGCGCAGCTGGACGCCACGACGCAGCTGGCGGTGGCGGGGCTGCCGCTGTCGCTGCAGCTGACCAGTCCGCAGCTGCGCTGGCCGTTAGCCGGCCCGGTACAGTATCAGGCGGATAAGCTGGACTATCAGTTCAAAGGCAAAGCCACCGACTACGTGATGTCACTGCAGACCGCCGTGAAGGGGGAATCGGTGCCGCCGGCCAGCGTGTCGCTGACCGGTAAGGGCAATGTCGAACAGTTCAGCCTTGATCGCCTGCGCATTGCCGCGCTGCAGGGCAATATTGACCTCACCGCGCTGGTGGACTGGCGCAAAGCGATTAGCTGGCGCAGTGAACTGACGCTGGCGGGCATCAACACTGCGAAACAGTATCCCGACTGGCCCGCGCGGCTGGATGGTAAAATCACCACCCGTGGCAGTCTGTATGGCGGCAGCTGGCAGCTGAGCGTGCCGCAGCTGCAGCTCAAAGGCAATGTGAAGCAGAACGCGGTTACCGCGGACGGCTCACTGAGCGGGAACAGCTACAACCAGTGGACGGTGCCGGGCATCAAACTGGCGCTGGGCCGCAACCATCTGGATGTTAAAGGGGCGCTGGGCGACAGCCTGGATCTCGACGCCAGCATCAACGCGCCGCAGCTCGACAATGCGCTGCCGGGCCTGGGCGGCGTCGTCAACGGCACCATTAAGGCGCGCGGCACCCTGAAAGCGCCGCAGCTGCTGGCCGACCTCAATGGTCGCGGGCTGCGCTGGCAGCAGATGCAGATTAACCGCGTCACGCTGAACGGCGATGTGCGTTCCGGCGAACAGGTGGCGGGCAAGCTGCAACTGCGCGTCGAGCAGCTGAAGCAGGATGCGCTGAACATCAGCCTGCTGACGCTGAACGCCGACGGCAACGAAAAGCAGCATCAGCTGAAGCTCAACGTGCAGGGCAAGCCGGTGTCCGGTCAGCTGGCGCTGAACGGCAGCTTCGATCGCCAGACCGAACGCTGGAAAGGGTCGCTCAACGACACGCGCTTTGACACGCCGGTCGGGGAGTGGCGTCTGACCCGCGCGATGGCGATCGACTACCTCAACAGCCGCCAGACGGCGACGATTGGCCCGCACTGCTGGCAGAACCCCAACGCGCAGCTCTGCGTACCGGAGCCGGTCGAAGCCGGACCGGCCGGCCATGCGCATGTGGTGCTGAACCGCTTTGACCTGGCGATGGTTAAACCCTTTATGCCGGATGCCACACAGCTGAGCGGCCTGTTCAGCGGAGACGTGCGCGTAAACTGGACCGCAGAGGGTGGCTTGCCGACCGGAACCGTGGCGCTCAAGGGTAACGGCGTCAAAGTGGTGCAGGATGTGCAGGGCAACAGCCTGCCGATCGCCTTTGACACGCTCAACCTCAACGCGGCGCTGCGCAACGGCCGCGCGCAGCTCGACTGGCTGATTCGCATCGCCGGTAACGGGCAGCTGGATGGCAACGTGCAGATCGACGATCCGCAAAACCGCCGCACACTGGGCGGTAACGTGAACATCCGCAATCTCTCGCTGGCGATGCTCAATCCGGCGCTGATGCAGGGCGAAAAAATCAAGGGCAGCCTGAACAGCGCCCTGCGTCTGGGCGGCAGCATTCAGCAGCCACAGGTATTCGGTCAGCTGGGCCTGACCGGCGTGGATGTGGATGGCAACTTTATGCCGGTGGATCTGACCAATGCCAGCCTGAACCTGGTGTTCAACGGTATGAGTTCGACCCTCAACGGCCTGGTGCAGACCGCGCAGGGCAACATCAACCTCAGCGGCAACGCCGACTGGAGCCAGCTTGATAACTGGCGTGCGCGCATCGCGGCGCAGGGCAGCCGGGTGCGTGTCACGGTGCCGCCGATGGTGCGTATGGATGTCTCGCCGGACCTGGTGTTTGAAGCGACGCCAGCCGCCTTTAACCTGGATGGCCGCGTCGATATTCCGTGGGCGCGCATCACGGTGCAGGAAGTGCCGGAAAGCGCCACCGGGGTCTCGTCCGATGAAGTAATGCTGGATGAACAGCTGAAGCCGATCGCACCGAAAACCGCCTCAATCCCGATTAACAGTAATCTGGTGATCCACGTCGGCAACGATGTGCGGCTCTCGGCGTTTGGCCTGAAGGCGAAGCTGAATGGCGACCTGAAGATGGTGCAGGATAAATCCGGCCTGGGCCTGAACGGTCAGATCAACATCCCTTCCGGTCGTTTCCATGCCTATGGTCAGGATCTGATCGTGCGTAAAGGGGAGCTGCAGTTTGCCGGGCCGCCGGATCAGCCTTACGTTAACCTCGAAGCGATTCGTAATCCGGATGCCACCGAAGATGGCGTTACGGCGGGTCTGCGCGTCACCGGGCTGGCGGATGAGCCGAAGGCGGAAGTCTTCTCCGATCCGGCGATGTCGCAACAGGAAGCGCTCTCCTACCTGCTGCGTGGTCAGGGATTAGGCAGCGACGGCGACAGTAACGCACTGACTTCGGCCCTTGTTGGCTTAGGGGTTGCACAAAGTGGTCAGGTTGTGGGTAAAATCGGGGAGACGTTCGGTGTCAGCAATCTTGCCGTTGATACTGCGGGTGTTGGCGACAGCCAGCAGGTGCAGGTCAGTGGCTATGTGCTGCCGGGTCTGCAGGTAAAATACGGTGTTGGCATATTTGATTCACTGGCGACGTTAACCTTGCGTTACCGCCTGATGCCCAAACTCTATCTGGAAGCCGTGTCCGGTGTGGATCAGGCTCTCGATTTGCTCTATCAGTTTGAGTTTTAG
- a CDS encoding gamma-glutamylcyclotransferase family protein, whose protein sequence is MRIIVYGSLRRKQGNSHWMTNAQWLGDHQIEGFELYSLGHYPGVIEGNGTVHCEVYRIDASTLAELDALRTKGGEYKRYLTQTPFGSAWLYVYQRSVAGRQHITSGDWLKRDEEPEA, encoded by the coding sequence ATGCGAATAATTGTCTACGGCAGTTTACGGCGCAAACAGGGAAACAGTCACTGGATGACGAATGCGCAGTGGCTGGGTGATCACCAGATTGAAGGCTTCGAGCTTTACAGTCTGGGCCATTATCCCGGCGTAATTGAGGGCAACGGAACGGTACATTGTGAAGTGTACCGCATTGATGCCTCAACCCTGGCGGAGCTGGATGCGCTCCGCACCAAAGGGGGAGAGTACAAGCGTTATCTGACTCAGACGCCGTTTGGCAGTGCATGGCTTTATGTCTATCAACGCTCAGTGGCAGGACGCCAGCACATCACGAGTGGTGACTGGCTGAAGCGCGATGAGGAGCCAGAGGCCTGA